In Oncorhynchus gorbuscha isolate QuinsamMale2020 ecotype Even-year linkage group LG02, OgorEven_v1.0, whole genome shotgun sequence, a single genomic region encodes these proteins:
- the LOC123993922 gene encoding transmembrane protein 179B-like produces the protein MVLPWLLVLELVLYAGCFICGIMSAASLTIIQGHFTGQCILYGTVEYNTSGLILENPSHPSLCYFVSAISVSVAIYCFCLTIYWIYTSCVEEEVKRERLWLNVTLGVCMKILFFLAVSGCTLRIGRDRLCLSALHNVPSITSCEEAENKTWVSPYNGSQFYTGLYNAEKSVWVNFFFWVQIVVVVFVQKRQGLGSRSEWSVSETEPFFHRPV, from the exons ATGGTGTTGCCGTGGCTGCTCGTTTTGGAGCTCGTACTTTACGCAGGCTGTTTCATCTGTGGAATAATGTCCGCTGCTTCTCTGACAATCATCCAG GGCCACTTTACAGGGCAGTGCATTCTTTATGGGACTGTTGAGTACAACACATCTGGCCTGATCCTGGAGAACCCCagccatccttccctctgttaCTTTGTGTCAGCCATCTCCGTGTCTGTGGCCATCTACTGCTTCTGCCTCACCATCTACTGGATCTACACCAGCTGTGTGGAAGAGGAGGTCaagag GGAAAGACTGTGGCTGAATGTGACTCTGGGGGTGTGTATGAAGATATTGTTTTTCCTGGCGGTGTCAGGGTGTACCCTGAGGATCGGCAGGGaccgcctctgtctgtctgccctccacAACGTGCCCTCCATAACCAG TTGTGAAGAAGCTGAGAATAAAACCTGGGTCAGTCCCTACAATGGAAGTCAGTTCTACACGGGATTGTATAATGCAGAG AAGTCCGTGTGGGTGAACTTCTTCTTCTGGGTGCAGATCGTGGTGGTGGTGTTTGTCCAGAAACGTCAGGGGTTAGGCTCAAGGTCAGAATGGAGCGTGTCTGAAACAGAGCCCTTCTTCCACCGTCCTGTCTGA